The Acaryochloris thomasi RCC1774 genome window below encodes:
- a CDS encoding DUF4113 domain-containing protein yields the protein MILFDISQANAIQGHLFQERDSEKAIALMRTVDQLNRLYGRRAVFFASEGCTQQWAMKRQRCTQAYTTRWDELPVVR from the coding sequence GTGATACTATTTGATATCTCCCAGGCCAATGCGATACAGGGGCATCTCTTTCAAGAGAGGGACAGTGAGAAAGCGATCGCGCTGATGCGGACTGTAGATCAACTCAATCGTCTATATGGTCGTAGGGCTGTCTTCTTTGCGAGCGAGGGTTGCACTCAGCAGTGGGCGATGAAGCGGCAGCGGTGTACTCAGGCATATACAACGCGATGGGATGAGTTGCCGGTGGTGCGGTGA